Proteins encoded by one window of Cloeon dipterum chromosome 4, ieCloDipt1.1, whole genome shotgun sequence:
- the LOC135941672 gene encoding death domain-associated protein 6-like isoform X1, with product MSSEIEIINLSDDNDDECDSVPAPSAVHIKKENPTIQPTNSTSCIPSSSKAVDPIPSSSTQCNNAENGERIEKTKNEQALEMFLKGISTVAEEKEGAEALLISSNLEKRFYRCSKKFQNSNECYALISKFHNDVQSCPSKKWEYCAKFKECLKRRAQSKPESCNEKAEKTDNDEPNEEIDPEKDRLLKRQKYRKHLKILNKTLEKCMKKIKDLDQAEVDLDDEKGSEFLKKRRYEERVIKIYERIEVCYQKLGDSVESLKIPHPRICIIGAKGLQHNTINCAIDKFVNKKKFREEIQFPNYREIRAIVTKVNVAEKLNLTKEEVDSYAREAFLIVGQRIKKYRVIEVKKSLNDLISEAPNDPADQDPELLKKLMENRQLAEQRVTEVLEKYVEKSETIHEEEEELDSNADDNENEVDDIAEDGDEDDYEIQSENGDIDENSSCCGTETETETAILNGNIEDNKRELNYLEMLSDCDEASSGSDSERQVLMTNDEIVDSELQVCLEEDDCPMKKARLELHEELRVEEDVDNSFNPVIASVNSQVSGFSDSPTEIPERDAGPPSVVNGSGDSNSKSEPIENSTRGQTVSPVPTSVNKRQQTARKTFPRPPTPDPKVGVEFVILD from the exons ATGTCAAGCGAAATTGagataataaatttgtcagaTGATAATGATGATGAATGCGATTCGGTACCGGCTCCTTCTGCTGTGCATATTAAAAAG GAAAACCCTACGATACAACCTACCAACTCTACCAGTTGCATTCCTTCGAGTTCTAAAGCTGTAGATCCGATTCCGTCGTCTTCAACTCAGTGCAATAACGCTGAAAATGGGGAAAGAAtcgagaaaacaaaaaatgaacaagCTCTTGAAATG ttcCTCAAAGGCATTTCAACAGTTGCAGAAGAAAAAGAGGGCGCAGAGGCACTCCTGATCTCATCCAACTTAGAAAAAAGATTCTACAGATGCTCCAAGAAATTTCAGAACTCCAATGAATGCTACGcgctgatttcaaaattccacaATGATGTGCAAAGCTGTCCCTCCAAGAAATGGGAGTATTGCGCT AAGTTCAAAGAGTGCTTGAAGAGGCGTGCCCAGTCTAAACCTGAATCATGCAATGAGAAGGCAGAAAAGACAGATAATGATGAGCCTAATGAAGAAATAGATCCTGAAAAAGATCGACTTTTGAAACGTCAGAAATATCGGAAACATCTGAAGATTTTGAACAAAACGTTGGAA aaatgcaTGAAGAAAATCAAAGATTTAGATCAGGCTGAAGTAGATCTGGATGATGAGAAAGGATCCGAATTCCTCAAAAAAAGAAG GTATGAAGAGCGTGTCATCAAAATCTATGAGAGAATTGAAGTGTGTTATCAGAAGCTTGGAGATTCCGTGGAAAGTCTCAAAATCCCACATCCAAGGATCTGCATCATCG GTGCCAAGGGGCTGCAGCACAACACCATAAACTGTGCCATTGACaaatttgtgaataaaaagaaatttagggaggaaattcaatttccaaacTATCGAGAAATCCGTGCCATCGTTACCAAGGTGAATGTTGCAGAAAAACTCAATTTGACCAAAGAAGAAGTTGATTCCTATG CAAGAGAAGCGTTTTTAATAGTTGGGCAGCGAATTAAAAAGTACCGAGTCATCGAGGTCAAAAAGTCCTTAAATGACCTCATTTCTGAGGCTCCTAACGATCCCGCTGACCAGGATCCCGAGCTCTTGAAAAAACTGATGGAAAACAGACAACTGGCTGAACAGAGAGTCACTGAG GTGCTGGAAAAATACGTTGAGAAAAGTGAGACGATTCACGAAGAGGAGGAAGAGTTGGACAGCAATGCTGATGATAATGAAAATGAAGTTGATGATATTGCCGAGGATGGTGATGAGGATGACTATGAGATCCAGTCGGAGAATGGGGATATTGATGAAAACAGCAGCTGCTGCGGAACAG AGACAGAGACTGAAACAGCTATTCTAAACGGCAACATTGAAGATAATAAGAGGGAACTAAATTACCTGGAGATGCTCTCAGACTGTGACGAAGCTAGCAGTGGTTCTGACTCCGAGAGGCAGGTTTTGATGACTAATGACGAAATCGTCGATTCAGAGTTGCAAGTGTGCTTGGAGGAGGACGATTGTCCTATGAAAAAGGCGCGTTTGGAATTGCATGAAGAGCTACGTGTTGAGGAAGATGTTGACAATTCCTTCAATCCGGTCATTGCGAGTGTTAATTCCCAGGTGTCTGGATTCTCAGACAGTCCAACAGAAATTCCAGAACGGGATGCTGGGCCTCCTTCTGTTGTTAATGGGTCTGGAGATTCGAATTCGAAGTCTGAACCAATCGAAAATTCTACTCGAGGTCAAACTGTGTCGCCAGTACCTACTTCAGTAAACAAAAGACAGCAGACAGCCAGAAAAACATTCCCACGGCCACCCACGCCAGACCCGAAAGTTGGCGTCGAGTTTGTGATTCTGGACTGA
- the LOC135941672 gene encoding death domain-associated protein 6-like isoform X2, whose protein sequence is MSSEIEIINLSDDNDDECDSVPAPSAVHIKKENPTIQPTNSTSCIPSSSKAVDPIPSSSTQCNNAENGERIEKTKNEQALEMFLKGISTVAEEKEGAEALLISSNLEKRFYRCSKKFQNSNECYALISKFHNDVQSCPSKKWEYCAFKECLKRRAQSKPESCNEKAEKTDNDEPNEEIDPEKDRLLKRQKYRKHLKILNKTLEKCMKKIKDLDQAEVDLDDEKGSEFLKKRRYEERVIKIYERIEVCYQKLGDSVESLKIPHPRICIIGAKGLQHNTINCAIDKFVNKKKFREEIQFPNYREIRAIVTKVNVAEKLNLTKEEVDSYAREAFLIVGQRIKKYRVIEVKKSLNDLISEAPNDPADQDPELLKKLMENRQLAEQRVTEVLEKYVEKSETIHEEEEELDSNADDNENEVDDIAEDGDEDDYEIQSENGDIDENSSCCGTETETETAILNGNIEDNKRELNYLEMLSDCDEASSGSDSERQVLMTNDEIVDSELQVCLEEDDCPMKKARLELHEELRVEEDVDNSFNPVIASVNSQVSGFSDSPTEIPERDAGPPSVVNGSGDSNSKSEPIENSTRGQTVSPVPTSVNKRQQTARKTFPRPPTPDPKVGVEFVILD, encoded by the exons ATGTCAAGCGAAATTGagataataaatttgtcagaTGATAATGATGATGAATGCGATTCGGTACCGGCTCCTTCTGCTGTGCATATTAAAAAG GAAAACCCTACGATACAACCTACCAACTCTACCAGTTGCATTCCTTCGAGTTCTAAAGCTGTAGATCCGATTCCGTCGTCTTCAACTCAGTGCAATAACGCTGAAAATGGGGAAAGAAtcgagaaaacaaaaaatgaacaagCTCTTGAAATG ttcCTCAAAGGCATTTCAACAGTTGCAGAAGAAAAAGAGGGCGCAGAGGCACTCCTGATCTCATCCAACTTAGAAAAAAGATTCTACAGATGCTCCAAGAAATTTCAGAACTCCAATGAATGCTACGcgctgatttcaaaattccacaATGATGTGCAAAGCTGTCCCTCCAAGAAATGGGAGTATTGCGCT TTCAAAGAGTGCTTGAAGAGGCGTGCCCAGTCTAAACCTGAATCATGCAATGAGAAGGCAGAAAAGACAGATAATGATGAGCCTAATGAAGAAATAGATCCTGAAAAAGATCGACTTTTGAAACGTCAGAAATATCGGAAACATCTGAAGATTTTGAACAAAACGTTGGAA aaatgcaTGAAGAAAATCAAAGATTTAGATCAGGCTGAAGTAGATCTGGATGATGAGAAAGGATCCGAATTCCTCAAAAAAAGAAG GTATGAAGAGCGTGTCATCAAAATCTATGAGAGAATTGAAGTGTGTTATCAGAAGCTTGGAGATTCCGTGGAAAGTCTCAAAATCCCACATCCAAGGATCTGCATCATCG GTGCCAAGGGGCTGCAGCACAACACCATAAACTGTGCCATTGACaaatttgtgaataaaaagaaatttagggaggaaattcaatttccaaacTATCGAGAAATCCGTGCCATCGTTACCAAGGTGAATGTTGCAGAAAAACTCAATTTGACCAAAGAAGAAGTTGATTCCTATG CAAGAGAAGCGTTTTTAATAGTTGGGCAGCGAATTAAAAAGTACCGAGTCATCGAGGTCAAAAAGTCCTTAAATGACCTCATTTCTGAGGCTCCTAACGATCCCGCTGACCAGGATCCCGAGCTCTTGAAAAAACTGATGGAAAACAGACAACTGGCTGAACAGAGAGTCACTGAG GTGCTGGAAAAATACGTTGAGAAAAGTGAGACGATTCACGAAGAGGAGGAAGAGTTGGACAGCAATGCTGATGATAATGAAAATGAAGTTGATGATATTGCCGAGGATGGTGATGAGGATGACTATGAGATCCAGTCGGAGAATGGGGATATTGATGAAAACAGCAGCTGCTGCGGAACAG AGACAGAGACTGAAACAGCTATTCTAAACGGCAACATTGAAGATAATAAGAGGGAACTAAATTACCTGGAGATGCTCTCAGACTGTGACGAAGCTAGCAGTGGTTCTGACTCCGAGAGGCAGGTTTTGATGACTAATGACGAAATCGTCGATTCAGAGTTGCAAGTGTGCTTGGAGGAGGACGATTGTCCTATGAAAAAGGCGCGTTTGGAATTGCATGAAGAGCTACGTGTTGAGGAAGATGTTGACAATTCCTTCAATCCGGTCATTGCGAGTGTTAATTCCCAGGTGTCTGGATTCTCAGACAGTCCAACAGAAATTCCAGAACGGGATGCTGGGCCTCCTTCTGTTGTTAATGGGTCTGGAGATTCGAATTCGAAGTCTGAACCAATCGAAAATTCTACTCGAGGTCAAACTGTGTCGCCAGTACCTACTTCAGTAAACAAAAGACAGCAGACAGCCAGAAAAACATTCCCACGGCCACCCACGCCAGACCCGAAAGTTGGCGTCGAGTTTGTGATTCTGGACTGA